The Solirubrobacterales bacterium genome has a window encoding:
- the lipA gene encoding lipoyl synthase, producing MGAETTPAERLHVTRSRARPGGALVVEGRPFHDRKPPWLKVPAPGGPTYRHLKSMLSEQNLHTVCQEANCPNVGECWERGTATFMILGDVCTRRCGFCNVQTGKPTWNDPLEPMRVAASVKRMGLQHAVVTSVDRDDLPDYGAGAFVGVIRSIRALAPGCKVEVLTPDFRGQEMPLAKVIHEKPDVFNHNVETVPRLYPKARRGSDFMRSARVLRLAKEMGSHEVITKSGLMVGLGESFEEMVEAFGILREHRVQVLTVGQYLRPTEQHLPVVRYWHPDEFAALERAAYDLGFDSVAAGPLVRSSYHADESARAVTERRRAAA from the coding sequence GTGGGAGCCGAGACCACACCCGCGGAGCGCCTCCACGTGACGCGCTCGCGCGCGCGTCCGGGCGGGGCGCTAGTGGTCGAGGGGCGTCCCTTCCACGATCGCAAGCCACCCTGGCTGAAGGTCCCCGCTCCCGGCGGCCCGACCTACCGGCACCTCAAATCGATGCTCAGCGAGCAGAACCTGCACACCGTCTGCCAGGAAGCCAACTGCCCCAACGTGGGCGAGTGCTGGGAGCGCGGTACCGCGACGTTCATGATTCTTGGCGACGTCTGCACGCGGCGCTGCGGCTTCTGCAACGTGCAGACAGGCAAGCCGACCTGGAACGACCCGCTAGAGCCGATGCGCGTGGCAGCCTCGGTGAAGCGGATGGGGCTTCAGCACGCGGTGGTCACCTCCGTCGACCGCGACGACCTCCCCGACTACGGGGCCGGTGCCTTCGTCGGCGTCATCCGCTCCATCCGAGCACTGGCGCCCGGATGCAAGGTCGAGGTGCTCACTCCTGACTTTCGGGGGCAGGAGATGCCGCTCGCCAAGGTGATCCACGAGAAGCCTGACGTCTTCAACCACAACGTCGAAACCGTGCCGCGCCTGTACCCGAAGGCACGCCGCGGCTCGGACTTCATGCGTTCGGCGAGGGTGTTGAGGCTGGCCAAGGAGATGGGCTCTCACGAGGTGATCACGAAGTCGGGCCTGATGGTTGGCCTGGGCGAGAGCTTCGAGGAGATGGTGGAGGCTTTCGGGATCCTGCGAGAGCACCGGGTGCAGGTGCTCACCGTGGGCCAGTACCTGCGTCCCACCGAGCAGCATCTGCCCGTGGTCCGCTACTGGCACCCGGACGAATTCGCTGCCCTGGAGCGCGCTGCCTATGACCTGGGCTTCGACTCGGTGGCCGCGGGCCCGCTCGTCCGCAGCTCATACCACGCGGACGAGAGCGCTCGCGCGGTGACCGAGCGGCGGCGAGCTGCCGCCTGA
- a CDS encoding alpha-ketoacid dehydrogenase subunit beta — protein MRMREALNQALAEEMRRDESVFIMGEDVGVFQGAFKVTEGLLDEFGEKRVRDTPISENTIVGTGVGAAMAGLRPVVELMTVNFSLLAMDQIVNHMAAIPYMFNGQVRVPIVIRMPGGGGHQLGPTHSHSLEAMFQQVPGLLVASPSTPADGKGLLKAAIRDDNPVIFIEHETLYGMRGEVPDADGADHILNFGEAAVLREGGDVTIVAILRMVDVAEKAAKTLSTEHGAEAEVIDPRTLRPLDLDTILDSVRKTNRCVIVEEGWPHGGVGANLAALISEQAFDHLDAPTQRVTGADVPMPYAKRLEQAAIPHPEHVVSAALATLEGAL, from the coding sequence ATGAGGATGCGCGAGGCCCTCAACCAGGCCCTCGCCGAGGAGATGCGCCGAGACGAGAGCGTCTTCATCATGGGCGAGGACGTCGGGGTCTTCCAGGGCGCCTTCAAGGTCACCGAAGGGCTGCTGGACGAGTTCGGCGAGAAGCGCGTGCGCGACACGCCGATCTCGGAGAACACGATCGTCGGCACCGGCGTGGGGGCGGCGATGGCGGGGCTGCGGCCTGTGGTCGAGCTGATGACCGTCAACTTCTCGCTCCTGGCCATGGATCAGATCGTCAACCACATGGCGGCGATCCCCTACATGTTCAATGGCCAGGTCCGTGTGCCGATCGTGATCCGGATGCCGGGGGGCGGCGGACACCAGCTCGGCCCCACGCACTCGCACAGCCTGGAGGCGATGTTCCAGCAGGTCCCGGGGCTCTTGGTCGCCTCGCCTTCCACCCCCGCAGACGGCAAGGGCCTGTTGAAGGCGGCGATCCGGGACGACAATCCGGTGATCTTCATCGAGCACGAGACCCTGTACGGCATGCGGGGCGAGGTCCCGGACGCCGACGGCGCGGATCACATCCTCAACTTCGGCGAGGCCGCCGTTCTGCGCGAGGGTGGCGACGTGACGATCGTCGCCATCCTGCGAATGGTCGACGTCGCCGAGAAGGCGGCGAAGACGCTCTCCACCGAGCACGGCGCCGAGGCCGAGGTGATCGATCCGCGCACCCTGCGGCCCCTCGACCTGGACACCATCCTCGACTCGGTCCGGAAGACCAACCGGTGCGTGATCGTCGAGGAGGGATGGCCGCACGGCGGCGTCGGCGCGAACCTCGCCGCGCTGATCTCCGAACAGGCATTCGACCATCTCGACGCGCCGACCCAGCGGGTCACCGGCGCCGACGTACCGATGCCCTACGCGAAGCGCCTGGAGCAGGCGGCGATCCCCCACCCGGAGCACGTCGTCAGCGCGGCCCTGGCGACACTCGAGGGGGCGCTCTAG
- a CDS encoding rhomboid family intramembrane serine protease codes for MLLIVVNLAVFAWQVTQPSAPNSSDSPHIEELSEQDETTLQYGAIPYRLTHPGRDCAIATERAASGGIQQDVVCEGTPEFRKAEARGALVQPLDSPPWWVTVFTSMFMHGGLLHIGFNMLFLWIFGNNVEDSMGRGRFVLFYLLAGIAAAYAQALLDTDATLPAVGASGAIAGVLGGYLLLYPHARVLTLVIIIFFVTLIEIPAVIMLGIWFVLQFLPAIGQLATPEVSASGGGVAYFAHIGGFVFGLATIRLFANRYRTTGPEYA; via the coding sequence GTGCTGTTGATCGTCGTCAACCTCGCCGTCTTCGCCTGGCAGGTCACCCAGCCATCGGCGCCGAACTCGAGCGACTCGCCACACATAGAGGAATTGTCGGAGCAGGACGAGACAACTCTGCAGTACGGCGCGATCCCGTACAGGCTCACGCACCCCGGTAGAGACTGCGCAATAGCGACCGAGCGTGCGGCCTCTGGAGGCATCCAGCAGGACGTTGTCTGCGAGGGGACGCCGGAGTTCAGAAAGGCCGAGGCGCGGGGTGCGCTCGTTCAACCCCTCGACTCCCCGCCCTGGTGGGTGACCGTGTTCACGTCCATGTTCATGCATGGGGGCCTTCTGCACATCGGCTTCAACATGCTGTTCCTGTGGATCTTCGGCAACAACGTCGAGGACTCCATGGGCAGGGGGCGCTTCGTCCTCTTCTACCTGCTGGCGGGGATCGCTGCCGCCTACGCACAGGCGCTTCTGGACACGGACGCCACGCTGCCCGCGGTCGGGGCAAGCGGCGCGATCGCGGGGGTGCTGGGTGGCTACTTGCTCCTCTATCCCCACGCCCGCGTCTTGACGCTGGTGATCATCATCTTCTTTGTCACCTTGATCGAGATTCCAGCGGTGATCATGTTGGGGATCTGGTTCGTGCTCCAGTTCTTGCCGGCGATCGGGCAACTCGCGACGCCCGAGGTCTCCGCGAGCGGGGGTGGCGTGGCCTACTTCGCCCACATCGGCGGCTTCGTCTTCGGCTTAGCGACGATCAGGCTGTTCGCGAACCGCTATCGGACGACCGGCCCTGAGTATGCGTAA
- the lipB gene encoding lipoyl(octanoyl) transferase LipB, which produces MDELWTVRTGQVPYRQALAAQKRLESARQAEEIPDLLLFLEHPPVYTKGRRSTPDELPMGEDWYRTQGIEVTETDRGGRVTYHGPGQLVGYPVMSLRPYGDDVHDYIRRMERAIIAALADWHLKADLLDGLTGVWTPARRKIASIGIHVSRGITTHGFAINVNNDLQPFEWIVPCGIEACRVTSLTRELGAEQNLDAFATTVRDRFGEVYGRAAVEVEADELPGRPWEVAPLAETAPAIR; this is translated from the coding sequence GTGGATGAGCTCTGGACCGTTCGGACCGGCCAGGTCCCTTACCGGCAGGCACTCGCCGCCCAGAAGCGCCTCGAGTCCGCGCGGCAGGCCGAGGAGATCCCCGACCTGCTGCTTTTCCTGGAGCATCCGCCCGTCTACACCAAGGGCCGTCGCTCGACCCCTGACGAGCTGCCGATGGGCGAGGACTGGTACAGGACGCAGGGCATCGAGGTGACCGAAACCGACCGCGGCGGTCGGGTCACCTACCACGGACCAGGCCAACTCGTGGGTTATCCCGTCATGAGCCTTCGCCCCTACGGCGACGACGTTCATGACTACATCAGGCGAATGGAGCGGGCGATCATCGCCGCGCTCGCCGATTGGCACCTCAAGGCCGATTTGCTCGACGGCTTGACCGGGGTCTGGACGCCGGCGCGGCGCAAGATCGCCTCGATCGGCATCCACGTCAGCCGCGGCATCACCACGCACGGCTTCGCGATCAATGTCAACAACGACCTGCAGCCGTTCGAGTGGATAGTGCCCTGCGGGATCGAAGCCTGCCGAGTGACCTCGCTGACGCGCGAGCTCGGCGCCGAGCAGAACCTGGACGCCTTCGCCACAACCGTTCGCGACCGCTTCGGGGAGGTCTACGGGCGGGCGGCCGTCGAGGTGGAGGCCGATGAGCTCCCCGGGCGACCGTGGGAAGTCGCCCCTCTTGCCGAAACCGCGCCGGCGATACGGTAG
- a CDS encoding dihydrolipoamide acetyltransferase family protein translates to MAQDIVMPRLSDSMEEGTILRWLKSPGDEVSLGEELVEIETDKANMVYEAPAGGTLIETIAQEGDTLPIGQVIARVGEVGEKPSGDGAGGGREPEAAPQARTEEAPQQAAAAAVEEPTSPGPAPAPPSGDGRVKASPLARRMASEQGLDLGALSGSGPGGRIVKADVERAIAAGPAPAAAPAAPAAAPAPATPAEPTPGARERPETAKGAVTHEDLTKLQQTVARRMAESKATAPHFQLSAQIDMTRAVAARARIKAEATQDEVVPSFNDMVVKACAIALREHPRANAAYRDGRLELYSRVNVGVAVAARDALVVPTIFDADLKGLRQIASEARALARRVRDGTVTPPELSGGTFTVSNLGMYGISNFQAVINPPQAGILAIGAITETPVVRAGEIATAHLMGVTLGCDHRVLYGADGALFLGRVRTLLEEPLGLAL, encoded by the coding sequence GTGGCTCAGGACATCGTCATGCCCCGGCTCTCCGACTCGATGGAGGAGGGGACGATCCTGCGCTGGCTGAAGTCGCCCGGTGATGAGGTCTCGCTGGGCGAGGAGCTGGTCGAGATCGAGACGGACAAGGCGAACATGGTCTACGAGGCACCCGCCGGCGGCACGCTGATCGAAACCATCGCTCAAGAGGGAGACACGCTGCCGATCGGCCAGGTGATCGCTCGGGTGGGGGAGGTGGGCGAGAAGCCGTCCGGTGATGGCGCCGGTGGAGGCCGGGAACCTGAAGCCGCACCGCAGGCGCGAACGGAGGAGGCCCCGCAGCAAGCGGCGGCCGCGGCCGTCGAGGAGCCCACGTCGCCGGGCCCCGCCCCGGCGCCGCCCAGCGGAGACGGACGGGTCAAGGCCTCGCCCCTGGCGCGACGGATGGCGAGCGAGCAAGGGCTCGACCTGGGAGCGCTCTCCGGCTCCGGGCCGGGCGGCCGAATCGTTAAGGCCGACGTCGAGCGAGCAATCGCTGCCGGCCCCGCACCGGCGGCAGCTCCAGCCGCACCTGCGGCGGCTCCGGCCCCCGCGACTCCGGCCGAGCCGACCCCTGGGGCGCGCGAGCGGCCGGAGACCGCCAAGGGAGCGGTGACCCATGAAGACCTGACCAAGCTCCAGCAGACCGTTGCCCGGCGCATGGCGGAGTCGAAGGCGACGGCGCCCCATTTCCAGCTCTCGGCGCAGATCGACATGACGCGGGCGGTGGCGGCGCGCGCGCGCATCAAGGCGGAGGCGACCCAGGACGAGGTGGTGCCCTCGTTCAACGACATGGTCGTCAAAGCCTGCGCGATCGCGCTCCGTGAGCATCCCCGGGCGAACGCGGCCTATCGCGACGGGAGGCTGGAGCTCTACTCCCGCGTCAATGTGGGGGTGGCGGTTGCCGCCCGGGACGCGCTGGTTGTGCCGACCATCTTCGACGCCGACCTCAAGGGTCTGCGGCAGATCGCCTCCGAGGCGCGCGCCCTCGCGCGGCGGGTGCGGGACGGCACCGTGACGCCACCCGAGCTCTCGGGCGGCACGTTCACGGTCTCGAACCTGGGCATGTACGGCATCTCCAACTTCCAGGCCGTAATCAATCCGCCCCAGGCCGGGATCCTGGCCATTGGCGCGATCACCGAGACGCCGGTGGTCCGCGCCGGGGAGATCGCCACTGCCCACCTGATGGGAGTCACGCTGGGCTGCGATCACCGCGTCCTCTACGGCGCCGACGGCGCGCTGTTCCTCGGTCGCGTGCGCACCCTCCTCGAAGAGCCCCTCGGTCTGGCCCTCTAG
- the pdhA gene encoding pyruvate dehydrogenase (acetyl-transferring) E1 component subunit alpha, with protein MANERTKTGESRVASDGKGAAAHPLPDQATCRELLETMALIRRFEEEAGRQYQQAKAGGFLHLAIGEEATIVGTTSVMRPDDYLIGTYRTHGHAIARGTEPKRVMAELFGREDGCSRGRGGSMHIFDLERRFMGGYGIVGGNLPLAAGLALACDYTDSDSVTVCMFGDGASNTGNFGETMNIAALWKLPVVFLVENNLYGMGTSIERHSAVTDLSRKAEGMGVSGVRVDGMDVLAVRDTVAEHIRIAREDRQPTLVEAFTYRYRGHSAADPEVYRTKEEVEEWREKDPVKVFRDRLLAEGVISEDYLTELRERLERQVTEAVEFADNSPEPPLESLYDHLYVVGDQVPGWYAVDERTPEPHRGEQEREVGARGEARKLAEAGAAYAGQQSPRGRRSPSHGDASAVRDREGSEALEDKHEG; from the coding sequence GTGGCGAATGAGCGCACCAAGACGGGCGAGTCCCGCGTAGCCAGCGATGGCAAGGGGGCCGCCGCGCACCCGCTGCCGGACCAGGCCACCTGCCGCGAGCTGCTCGAGACGATGGCGCTGATTCGCCGTTTCGAGGAGGAGGCCGGCCGTCAGTATCAGCAGGCCAAGGCCGGCGGATTCCTGCATCTGGCCATCGGCGAGGAAGCGACGATCGTCGGCACCACGTCAGTAATGCGCCCCGACGACTACCTGATCGGCACGTACCGGACTCACGGCCACGCGATCGCCCGCGGGACCGAGCCGAAGCGAGTTATGGCGGAGCTGTTCGGGCGCGAGGATGGGTGCTCGCGCGGCCGGGGGGGCTCCATGCACATCTTCGACCTCGAGCGCCGGTTCATGGGCGGCTACGGGATCGTTGGCGGCAACCTGCCGCTGGCTGCCGGGCTGGCCCTTGCATGCGACTACACGGACTCGGACTCCGTCACCGTCTGCATGTTCGGCGACGGCGCCTCGAACACCGGCAACTTCGGCGAGACGATGAACATCGCCGCGCTGTGGAAGCTGCCTGTGGTGTTCCTGGTGGAGAACAACCTCTACGGGATGGGGACGTCGATCGAGCGCCACTCGGCGGTCACCGACCTCTCGCGCAAGGCGGAGGGTATGGGCGTGTCGGGGGTTCGCGTGGATGGAATGGACGTGCTGGCGGTGCGCGACACGGTCGCCGAGCACATCCGCATCGCCCGCGAGGACCGTCAGCCCACGCTGGTGGAGGCATTCACCTACCGCTACCGGGGGCACTCGGCGGCCGATCCCGAGGTCTACCGGACGAAGGAGGAGGTGGAGGAGTGGCGCGAGAAGGACCCGGTCAAGGTCTTCCGGGACCGCCTGTTGGCCGAGGGCGTGATCTCCGAGGACTACCTCACGGAGCTGCGCGAGCGGCTCGAGCGACAGGTCACCGAGGCGGTGGAGTTCGCCGACAACTCGCCCGAGCCGCCACTGGAGTCGCTGTACGACCACCTCTACGTGGTCGGCGACCAGGTGCCCGGCTGGTACGCGGTGGACGAGCGGACTCCTGAGCCGCACCGCGGCGAGCAGGAGCGCGAGGTGGGCGCACGCGGAGAGGCCCGCAAGCTGGCGGAGGCGGGAGCAGCCTATGCCGGGCAGCAGAGCCCCAGGGGTCGCCGGTCGCCCAGCCATGGCGACGCATCCGCCGTTCGCGACAGGGAGGGGAGCGAGGCGCTCGAGGACAAGCATGAGGGGTAG